A window of Rhizobium acidisoli contains these coding sequences:
- a CDS encoding phosphoribosyltransferase, translating into MAPHDFWQEVHPPGTFAVDGEFASFYVAVLEDGRQMRLPIRVLADGDHALASLIINQASFAVLDTLAESLAEKIRPMRIDVVAGLPTLGLTLAAAVAQKLGHSRYVPLGTSRKFWYRDELSVPLSSITTPAQQKRLYIDPRMLPLLAGRRVAVIDDVISSGASIVAALDLLEACGIEPVVIGAAMLQSERWRESLAAAGLQWIARTVGVFTTPILERNAAGRWQAPALGET; encoded by the coding sequence ATGGCGCCGCACGACTTCTGGCAGGAGGTTCATCCGCCCGGCACCTTTGCCGTCGACGGCGAATTCGCCTCCTTCTACGTCGCCGTGCTGGAAGACGGCCGTCAGATGCGCCTGCCGATCCGCGTACTCGCGGACGGCGATCACGCCCTCGCCTCGCTGATCATCAACCAGGCGAGCTTCGCCGTGCTCGACACGCTCGCCGAAAGCCTCGCCGAAAAAATCAGGCCCATGCGCATCGATGTCGTCGCCGGCCTGCCGACGCTCGGCCTGACGCTCGCCGCCGCCGTTGCGCAGAAGCTCGGCCACAGCCGCTATGTTCCGCTCGGCACCTCGCGCAAATTCTGGTATCGCGACGAGCTCTCCGTCCCCCTGTCCTCGATCACCACACCGGCACAGCAGAAGCGCCTCTATATCGATCCGCGCATGCTGCCGCTGCTGGCAGGACGGCGCGTCGCCGTGATCGACGACGTCATTTCCAGCGGCGCCTCGATCGTCGCGGCTCTTGATCTGCTTGAGGCCTGCGGCATCGAACCAGTCGTCATCGGCGCGGCCATGCTGCAGTCAGAGCGCTGGCGCGAAAGCCTTGCTGCCGCCGGCCTGCAATGGATCGCACGCACCGTCGGCGTCTTTACAACGCCCATCTTGGAGCGGAACGCCGCGGGCCGGTGGCAGGCACCCGCCTTAGGCGAGACATGA
- a CDS encoding SLC13 family permease has protein sequence MTFEQASLLILLLAMLVLFSFDRIRIEVISIAGLLAGYALGLYPADHIFTGFASPVVITVVEILLIVQVLARARLFDNLAARFAAAKPSGFKVIAGASSLAGFISIFMNNIGAFAISLPVTLRLGMALTIPRRQLVMPLSFAALLGGLVSLIGTPANLLVSDALAKATGAGFHFFDFAYVGLPVAIAGILLIAFRIQRLFPEPDETPATISPGTRRIVVERRIPDISPLIGIRLSDCPADFGIKPHALIRGDNFVFGPLDQSVISAGDVLLAEGADAVFAGLAATQALIADFNPHGLQPDFSRVEAVVMPESTLVGSRVRSLEVFQSRGVAVTALSMRAPRIEGRFIDLQLSIGDILTLEGPRTAIAEALEESECLPLAPTAPAEPAVLSWRPFALFACGVAASAAGLPPDIAFAGVVLVLALLNHLNIRQAMADLNWPIIIMLAAMIPIGQAVASTGAAAIIAGWLSLVVPVSQPLSGIALILFLAMALTPFVNNATVAIVLTPIALEFAKAGSHAPGAYLIAVAAGASLDFLTPFGHHNNTLAMGIGGYRFSDFLRAGWPLAVTSYGLALFLLALFWL, from the coding sequence ATGACGTTCGAGCAAGCATCCCTGCTGATCCTTCTGCTGGCGATGCTCGTTCTCTTCTCTTTCGATCGCATCCGCATCGAGGTGATTTCGATCGCCGGCCTGCTCGCCGGCTATGCGCTGGGGCTTTATCCCGCCGACCACATTTTCACCGGCTTTGCCAGTCCCGTTGTCATCACCGTCGTCGAGATCCTGCTGATCGTCCAGGTGCTGGCGCGCGCCAGGCTCTTCGACAATCTCGCCGCCCGTTTCGCCGCCGCCAAGCCTTCCGGCTTCAAGGTCATCGCCGGCGCTTCCTCGCTTGCCGGCTTCATTTCCATCTTCATGAACAATATCGGCGCCTTTGCAATCAGCCTGCCGGTGACGCTGCGGCTCGGCATGGCGCTAACGATCCCCCGCCGCCAACTTGTCATGCCCCTCTCGTTTGCGGCGCTGCTCGGCGGCCTCGTCTCGCTGATCGGCACGCCGGCCAACCTGCTCGTCAGCGACGCGCTCGCCAAGGCGACCGGAGCAGGCTTTCACTTTTTCGATTTCGCCTATGTCGGCCTGCCGGTCGCAATCGCCGGCATTCTGCTCATCGCCTTTCGCATCCAGCGCCTCTTTCCTGAACCTGACGAAACGCCGGCAACGATCTCCCCAGGCACGCGCCGCATCGTCGTCGAGCGCCGCATTCCCGACATTTCGCCGCTGATCGGCATCCGGCTTTCCGATTGTCCGGCGGATTTCGGCATCAAACCGCACGCCCTGATCCGCGGCGACAATTTCGTCTTCGGCCCTCTTGATCAGTCGGTGATTTCAGCCGGTGACGTGCTGCTTGCCGAAGGCGCCGATGCGGTTTTTGCCGGGCTAGCCGCCACCCAGGCGCTGATCGCCGATTTCAATCCGCATGGCCTCCAGCCGGATTTCTCCCGTGTCGAAGCCGTCGTCATGCCGGAAAGCACGCTGGTCGGTTCGCGCGTCCGCTCGCTTGAAGTCTTCCAAAGCCGTGGCGTCGCGGTCACCGCTCTATCCATGCGCGCGCCGCGCATCGAGGGCCGTTTCATCGACCTGCAACTGTCGATCGGCGATATATTGACGCTGGAAGGGCCGCGAACGGCAATCGCCGAAGCGCTCGAAGAAAGCGAGTGCCTGCCGCTCGCCCCGACAGCCCCGGCCGAACCGGCCGTCCTCTCCTGGCGGCCCTTCGCGCTCTTTGCCTGCGGCGTCGCCGCCTCTGCGGCCGGCTTGCCTCCCGACATCGCCTTTGCCGGTGTCGTACTTGTGCTCGCCTTGCTCAATCACCTGAACATCCGGCAGGCGATGGCCGATCTCAACTGGCCGATCATTATCATGCTGGCAGCGATGATCCCGATCGGCCAGGCGGTGGCAAGCACCGGCGCGGCCGCAATCATCGCCGGCTGGCTGAGCCTCGTCGTGCCGGTCAGCCAGCCGCTCTCCGGCATCGCCCTCATCCTCTTCCTCGCCATGGCGCTGACGCCCTTCGTCAACAACGCGACGGTGGCGATCGTCCTGACCCCGATCGCACTGGAATTCGCAAAGGCCGGCAGCCACGCGCCGGGCGCCTATTTGATTGCCGTCGCCGCCGGCGCCTCACTGGATTTCCTGACGCCCTTCGGCCATCACAACAACACGCTGGCAATGGGCATCGGCGGCTACCGCTTCAGTGACTTCCTGCGCGCCGGCTGGCCGCTTGCCGTTACCAGCTATGGCCTCGCTTTGTTTCTCCTGGCTCTGTTCTGGCTGTGA
- a CDS encoding phosphoribosylaminoimidazolesuccinocarboxamide synthase, whose protein sequence is MRILSEAHFPELPNYYRGKVRENYDLPDGRRIIISTDRLSAFDRILTCIPYKGQVLTQTARYWFEATKDICPNHVLDYPDANVVIGKRLDILPVEIVVRGYLAGTTGTSILTLYKKGEREMYGMRLPDGMRDNQILPEPVITPTSKEFDGGHDEPLTPAEIVSRGLLTKEQWETLSRYALALFARGQEMAAKRGLILVDTKYEFGTDGDGNIILADEIHTPDSSRYWLAESYPASFVAGKRPESFDKDFVRAWVAERCDPYKDEIPEIPTELIEQTSAVYIRAYEAITGERFVPDDSGETPLARIRQNLAPHFS, encoded by the coding sequence GTGCGAATTCTCTCCGAAGCCCATTTCCCGGAACTGCCGAACTATTATCGCGGCAAGGTGCGCGAGAATTACGATCTTCCGGACGGACGCCGCATCATCATCAGCACCGACCGGCTGAGCGCTTTCGACCGCATCCTCACCTGCATTCCTTATAAGGGCCAGGTGCTGACGCAGACCGCGCGCTATTGGTTCGAGGCGACGAAGGACATCTGCCCGAACCATGTCCTCGACTATCCTGATGCGAATGTCGTGATCGGCAAGCGGCTCGACATCCTGCCGGTCGAAATCGTCGTGCGCGGTTATCTCGCCGGCACCACCGGCACATCGATCCTGACGCTCTATAAGAAGGGTGAACGCGAGATGTACGGCATGCGCCTGCCGGACGGCATGCGCGACAACCAGATCCTGCCGGAGCCGGTCATCACCCCGACCAGCAAGGAATTCGACGGCGGCCATGACGAGCCGCTGACGCCTGCCGAAATCGTCAGCCGCGGCCTTCTGACCAAGGAGCAGTGGGAAACCCTGTCGCGATATGCGCTCGCCCTTTTTGCCCGCGGCCAGGAGATGGCTGCCAAACGCGGGTTGATCCTCGTCGACACCAAATATGAATTCGGCACCGACGGCGACGGCAACATCATCCTCGCCGACGAGATCCATACGCCCGACAGCAGCCGCTACTGGCTTGCAGAAAGCTATCCGGCCAGTTTTGTCGCCGGAAAACGTCCGGAAAGTTTCGACAAGGATTTCGTCCGCGCCTGGGTGGCGGAACGCTGCGACCCATATAAGGATGAGATCCCCGAGATCCCCACCGAACTGATCGAACAGACCTCGGCCGTCTATATCAGGGCCTATGAGGCGATCACCGGCGAGCGCTTTGTTCCCGACGATAGCGGCGAGACACCGCTTGCCCGCATCCGGCAGAACCTCGCCCCCCACTTCTCCTGA
- a CDS encoding TetR family transcriptional regulator: MVRRPRRKAEETREDILSMAEMLFRQRGYLAVSIADIAGALHMSPANVFKHFHTKVALVDAIAGRHLDNATERFAAFDQDLPPKEQLLRFVLRLLEGHLQDIQKNPYIFEMVLSTIEAKLEAGNRYRARIELKLDEIIREGIAEGRYQCRDPERAARTVADLLACVLHPILIARDDKETLVHRAEDIVGFVDAALQNNAC, encoded by the coding sequence ATGGTAAGAAGGCCGAGACGCAAGGCCGAGGAAACGCGGGAGGACATTCTCTCCATGGCGGAGATGCTGTTTCGTCAGCGTGGCTACCTGGCGGTGTCGATCGCCGATATCGCCGGCGCGCTGCACATGTCGCCCGCCAATGTCTTCAAGCATTTCCATACCAAAGTCGCGCTGGTCGATGCGATCGCCGGACGCCATCTCGACAATGCCACCGAGCGTTTCGCAGCCTTTGACCAGGACCTGCCCCCGAAGGAGCAATTGCTCCGCTTCGTCCTGCGCCTGCTGGAAGGCCATCTGCAGGACATCCAGAAAAATCCCTACATCTTCGAAATGGTGCTTTCGACGATCGAGGCCAAACTCGAGGCCGGCAACCGTTATCGCGCCCGAATCGAGTTGAAGCTGGACGAAATCATCCGAGAGGGCATCGCGGAGGGACGCTATCAGTGCCGCGATCCCGAGCGCGCGGCACGCACCGTCGCAGACCTCCTGGCCTGCGTGTTGCACCCGATCCTGATTGCCCGCGACGACAAGGAAACCCTCGTGCATCGTGCCGAGGACATCGTCGGCTTTGTCGATGCCGCACTGCAAAATAACGCTTGCTAA
- a CDS encoding efflux RND transporter periplasmic adaptor subunit, translated as MIRRALLISSALAFGALLAACSDNASKPAGNAGAAAAQQASPVGVITLNKGSFPVTTILPGRAETFQTADIRPQVSGLIREIAFKEGGEIKKGDLLYQIEDAPYIAAVEQAKAAISKAEASVPSAESNLDRYQRLVGSGATQIEFETAKTTLLQAKAEVESAKAALSAAQIDLDHTRIIAPFDGIIDQTAYNVGNVVSANQTTALTTIRQLDPIYISLTESSTNLLKLRDAMAAGDIKGAANVVFHLILEDGKEYNQQGKLDMSKQVVSETTGTFIIRVLFPNPDRVVLPGMYVRATVELGAENGYALPQLATSRDANGRLTAQFVSAEGKVETRAFENSSPSNNSWLVTEGIKDGDQLIVSGLQSITSGMPVKPVPMKITDNGVVVAAEQPAAGDAQKPAAK; from the coding sequence ATGATACGGCGTGCCCTTCTCATCTCCTCGGCGCTGGCGTTCGGTGCACTGCTCGCAGCCTGCAGCGACAACGCCAGCAAGCCCGCCGGCAACGCAGGCGCTGCCGCGGCCCAGCAGGCCTCGCCGGTTGGCGTGATCACGCTGAATAAGGGTAGTTTTCCGGTCACCACGATCCTGCCGGGCCGCGCCGAGACCTTCCAGACGGCCGATATCCGGCCGCAGGTGAGCGGCCTGATCCGCGAGATCGCCTTCAAGGAAGGCGGCGAGATCAAGAAGGGCGACCTTCTCTACCAGATCGAGGATGCGCCCTATATCGCCGCCGTCGAGCAGGCCAAAGCGGCAATCTCCAAGGCCGAGGCGAGTGTGCCGAGCGCTGAAAGCAATCTCGACCGCTACCAGCGCTTGGTCGGCAGCGGCGCCACCCAGATCGAATTCGAAACCGCCAAGACGACGCTGCTCCAGGCCAAGGCCGAAGTCGAGTCCGCAAAGGCCGCGCTGTCCGCTGCGCAGATCGACCTCGACCACACCAGGATCATCGCCCCCTTCGACGGCATCATCGACCAGACCGCCTATAATGTCGGCAACGTCGTCTCCGCCAATCAGACGACGGCGCTGACGACGATCCGCCAGCTTGATCCGATCTACATTTCGCTGACGGAATCGAGCACCAATCTCTTGAAGCTGCGCGATGCGATGGCCGCCGGCGACATCAAGGGTGCAGCCAATGTCGTCTTCCACCTGATCCTCGAAGACGGCAAGGAATACAACCAGCAGGGCAAGCTCGACATGTCGAAGCAGGTGGTCAGTGAGACCACGGGCACCTTCATCATCCGCGTGCTCTTTCCCAATCCCGACCGGGTCGTCCTGCCCGGCATGTATGTCCGGGCGACTGTCGAACTCGGCGCCGAGAACGGTTATGCGCTGCCGCAGCTGGCGACGAGCCGTGACGCCAACGGCCGGCTGACGGCGCAATTCGTTTCGGCCGAAGGCAAGGTCGAGACCCGTGCTTTCGAAAACAGCTCGCCCTCCAACAATTCCTGGCTCGTGACCGAAGGCATCAAGGACGGCGATCAGCTGATCGTCAGCGGCCTGCAATCGATCACATCAGGCATGCCGGTGAAGCCGGTCCCGATGAAGATCACCGACAACGGCGTGGTCGTGGCTGCCGAGCAGCCCGCGGCCGGTGACGCACAGAAGCCCGCAGCGAAGTAA
- a CDS encoding efflux RND transporter permease subunit, protein MAKFFIRRPIFAWVIAITIMLAGLLAIFTLSISQYPDIAPTTVRINATYRGASAETVEKSVTTIIEDGMTGLDDLTYMTSTSSTGSASIQLTFGTSADPDIAQVQVQNKLQLVQSQLPSDVIDAGISVTRSTSSILLVGSLVSTDGKRNSVDLGNIMSTSIEDQIQRLEGVGSINVFGSGYAMRVWLDPFKLLKYQLTPSDVTSAIQAQNTQVSVGSLGAQPATPGQQINVTITAQSQLTTVADFEHIILKVEKDGATVRLSDVSRIEIGQESYGGGSRYNGQPSTGFAVNLAIGANAIDTAARVRSALEVIGRGLPAGVEITYPYDTTPFVELSIEKVVHTLIEAIVLVFVVLLIFLQNLRATLIPTIAVPVVLLGTFGVLAVTGYSINTLTMFAMVLAIGLLVDDAIVVVENVERIMSEEKLSPLEATEKSMGEITGAIVGIALVLTAVFIPMAFFGGSTGIIYRQFSITIVSAMLLSALVALVLTPALCATMLKPVGEHRKHRVGDWFNRNFTRSTNGYIGAIGYLLKRPIRVMLVFLLVGAGCAYLFTRLPSSFLPQEDQGVLLTIVTTPPGSTTQQTQAVVEKVEKYYRENEKDAVESVFGALGFGFNGSGQNSAIVFTKLKDFSKRTDPTLSAQSVVNRALRNFFAIREAQVFALLPPAIQGLGVSSGFSMYLVDTGGHGNDALTAASKRLIQMGNTSGKIVALRSSSKEVEPQMRIVLDQEKIGAMGVDIASVNSMLSIIFTGRDVNDFTLNGEIKPVYVEGDAPFRMQPDDLNHWYARNTAGEMVPFSAFTKTEWVKGAPSLARFNAVSAIPLDGASAPGVSSGDAMNEMEALTEQLGGGYTVAWQGISYQERLSGSQAPMLYAISVLVVFLCLAALYESWSIPFSVIMAVPVGILGALTAATLFGQANDVYFKVGLLTTIGLAAKNAILIVEFAKDRMESGMGLYEATLEAARLRLRPIIMTSLAFILGVVPLAIATGAGSAAQNAIGIGVLGGMLAATMLGIFFVPSFFVVIRRIFATRGKNAAGV, encoded by the coding sequence ATGGCCAAGTTTTTCATCCGACGTCCGATTTTCGCCTGGGTCATTGCGATCACCATCATGCTCGCCGGTCTGCTGGCGATCTTCACGCTGTCGATCTCGCAATATCCCGACATCGCCCCGACGACTGTCCGCATCAACGCCACCTATCGGGGTGCGAGTGCCGAGACTGTCGAGAAATCGGTGACGACGATCATCGAGGACGGCATGACCGGCCTCGACGACCTGACCTACATGACTTCGACCTCATCGACAGGTTCGGCCAGCATCCAGCTGACCTTCGGGACGAGCGCCGACCCCGATATCGCTCAGGTGCAGGTGCAGAACAAGCTGCAGCTGGTTCAGTCGCAGCTTCCGAGCGACGTTATCGATGCCGGCATCAGCGTTACCCGCTCGACCTCGAGTATCCTTCTCGTCGGCTCGCTCGTTTCGACCGACGGCAAGCGCAACTCGGTCGACCTCGGCAACATCATGTCGACCTCGATCGAGGATCAGATCCAGCGCCTGGAAGGTGTGGGCAGCATCAACGTCTTCGGTTCGGGTTACGCCATGCGTGTCTGGCTCGATCCGTTCAAGCTGCTGAAATACCAATTGACGCCGAGCGACGTTACGTCGGCCATCCAGGCGCAGAACACCCAGGTCTCCGTTGGTTCGCTCGGCGCCCAGCCGGCGACCCCCGGCCAGCAGATCAACGTCACCATCACTGCCCAAAGCCAGCTGACCACCGTCGCCGATTTCGAGCACATCATCCTCAAGGTCGAAAAGGACGGCGCGACGGTACGCCTGAGCGACGTCTCGCGCATCGAAATCGGCCAGGAAAGCTACGGCGGCGGCTCGCGGTATAACGGCCAGCCGTCGACCGGTTTTGCCGTCAACCTGGCGATTGGCGCCAACGCAATCGATACCGCCGCCCGCGTCCGCTCGGCTCTCGAGGTCATCGGCCGCGGCCTGCCGGCGGGCGTGGAGATTACCTATCCCTACGACACGACGCCCTTCGTGGAACTGTCGATCGAGAAGGTCGTGCACACGCTGATCGAAGCAATTGTGCTCGTCTTCGTCGTGCTGCTTATCTTCCTGCAGAACCTGCGAGCAACGCTGATCCCGACGATTGCCGTTCCCGTCGTGCTGCTCGGCACCTTCGGGGTGCTGGCGGTCACCGGCTACTCGATCAACACCTTGACGATGTTTGCCATGGTGCTGGCGATCGGCCTTCTCGTCGACGACGCCATCGTCGTCGTCGAAAACGTCGAACGCATCATGTCGGAAGAGAAGCTTTCGCCGCTGGAGGCGACGGAAAAATCGATGGGCGAGATCACCGGCGCCATTGTCGGCATCGCGCTCGTGCTGACCGCCGTCTTCATTCCGATGGCCTTCTTCGGCGGCTCCACAGGCATCATTTACCGCCAGTTTTCGATCACCATTGTCTCGGCCATGCTGCTGTCGGCCCTCGTCGCCCTCGTGCTGACGCCTGCCCTTTGCGCCACGATGCTGAAACCGGTCGGCGAACACAGGAAGCACCGTGTCGGCGACTGGTTCAACCGCAACTTCACGCGCTCGACCAATGGCTATATCGGCGCCATCGGCTATCTGCTGAAACGGCCGATCCGCGTCATGCTGGTTTTCCTGCTCGTCGGCGCCGGCTGCGCCTATCTCTTCACCCGCCTGCCGAGTTCCTTCCTGCCGCAGGAAGACCAGGGCGTGCTGCTGACCATCGTCACCACGCCGCCGGGCTCGACCACCCAGCAGACCCAGGCAGTGGTCGAGAAGGTCGAGAAATACTATCGTGAAAACGAAAAGGACGCGGTCGAATCCGTGTTCGGCGCGCTCGGCTTCGGCTTCAACGGATCCGGCCAGAACAGCGCCATCGTCTTCACCAAGCTCAAGGATTTCTCCAAGCGCACCGATCCGACTCTGAGCGCCCAATCGGTCGTCAACCGCGCGTTGCGCAACTTCTTTGCCATCCGCGAGGCGCAGGTCTTCGCGCTCCTGCCCCCGGCGATCCAGGGTCTCGGCGTATCGAGCGGCTTCTCCATGTATCTCGTCGATACTGGCGGCCACGGCAATGACGCCCTGACGGCCGCCTCCAAGCGGCTGATCCAGATGGGCAACACCTCGGGCAAGATCGTGGCGCTGCGCAGCAGCAGCAAGGAGGTCGAGCCGCAGATGCGCATCGTCCTCGATCAGGAAAAGATCGGCGCCATGGGTGTCGACATCGCCTCGGTCAATTCGATGCTATCGATCATCTTCACCGGCCGCGACGTCAACGACTTCACACTGAACGGCGAGATCAAGCCGGTCTACGTCGAGGGCGATGCGCCCTTCCGCATGCAGCCGGATGATCTCAACCATTGGTACGCCCGCAACACCGCCGGTGAAATGGTGCCCTTCTCCGCCTTTACCAAGACGGAGTGGGTGAAAGGCGCGCCATCGCTTGCCCGCTTCAACGCCGTCAGCGCCATTCCGCTCGATGGCGCTTCCGCACCCGGTGTCTCCTCCGGCGATGCGATGAACGAAATGGAAGCGCTGACCGAACAGCTCGGCGGCGGTTATACGGTCGCCTGGCAGGGCATTTCCTATCAGGAGCGCCTTTCCGGTTCGCAGGCTCCGATGCTTTATGCGATCTCCGTTCTGGTCGTCTTCCTTTGCCTGGCGGCGCTTTACGAAAGCTGGTCGATCCCCTTCTCGGTGATCATGGCGGTGCCCGTCGGCATTCTTGGGGCGCTGACGGCAGCGACCTTGTTCGGTCAGGCAAACGACGTCTATTTCAAGGTCGGCCTGCTCACGACCATCGGGCTGGCGGCAAAGAACGCGATTCTGATCGTCGAGTTTGCCAAGGACCGCATGGAAAGCGGCATGGGCCTTTATGAGGCGACATTGGAGGCGGCGAGATTGCGCCTGCGGCCGATCATCATGACCTCGCTGGCCTTCATTCTCGGCGTCGTGCCGCTGGCGATCGCGACAGGCGCGGGTTCGGCGGCACAGAACGCCATCGGCATCGGCGTTCTCGGCGGCATGCTGGCGGCAACGATGCTCGGAATCTTTTTCGTACCGTCGTTCTTCGTCGTCATTCGACGCATCTTTGCCACACGCGGCAAAAATGCGGCAGGAGTGTGA
- a CDS encoding efflux transporter outer membrane subunit — translation MVSLRFAATPALLLLLSGCVVGPDHVPPEMPLPAKFGEGGTKSVGDVATAAWWTAFNDPKLNGYVKAGLDQNLTVQQAIERINAASANVTTAGAGALPNLTVGGSHTVSGQRGELRTQFDTRNTSAGEVQLSWLLDLFGLYKRSTESALASLDSAYASADVAKLTLVQDLVSSYIDVRYYQQRLALSRANLKSRQETYELTKFQLEAGAASRLDVVQAEGLVQSTLAEIPGLETNIRISAHHIATLLGLPASALVDELLKGHGQPVFRGGINSGIPADLIRNRPDVRVAERDLAAATANIGVAQAQLYPSISLSGSISPSYINQRGIHGGLTPWSFGPTLNLPIFDGGRLRANVKSAQSDAATAYLNWKSTVLTSVEQVENALAAVRRDARTVSALQAQVKTTQETLELSTASYKDGASSLLDVLDAQRQVSLAQASLAQAVQQMAKDYVSLNIAVGGGYAPGGKTTVANTTVAVKPAKT, via the coding sequence ATGGTATCTCTTCGTTTTGCCGCCACACCGGCATTGCTGTTATTATTGTCGGGCTGCGTTGTTGGCCCGGATCATGTTCCTCCTGAGATGCCGCTGCCCGCCAAATTCGGAGAGGGCGGAACGAAGAGTGTAGGCGATGTTGCTACCGCCGCCTGGTGGACCGCCTTCAACGACCCCAAACTGAATGGCTATGTCAAAGCCGGCCTCGATCAGAACCTGACTGTCCAGCAGGCGATCGAGCGCATCAATGCGGCCTCCGCCAACGTCACCACCGCCGGCGCCGGCGCCCTGCCGAACCTGACGGTCGGCGGCTCACACACGGTCAGCGGCCAGAGAGGCGAGCTGCGCACGCAGTTCGACACGCGCAACACCAGTGCCGGCGAAGTCCAGCTGAGCTGGCTGCTCGATCTCTTCGGCCTCTATAAGCGCAGCACCGAGAGCGCGCTTGCTTCGCTCGATTCCGCCTACGCCTCCGCCGATGTCGCCAAGCTGACCCTGGTGCAGGATCTGGTCTCGAGCTATATCGACGTTCGCTACTATCAGCAGCGCCTGGCGCTTTCGAGGGCCAACCTGAAGTCGCGTCAGGAAACCTACGAGCTTACCAAATTCCAGCTTGAAGCCGGCGCCGCCTCGCGTCTTGACGTCGTCCAGGCCGAAGGCCTTGTACAATCGACGCTCGCCGAAATTCCCGGCCTCGAAACCAACATCCGCATATCGGCCCATCACATTGCCACCTTGCTCGGCCTGCCGGCCTCGGCCCTCGTCGACGAATTGCTGAAGGGTCATGGACAGCCCGTATTCCGCGGCGGCATCAACTCCGGCATCCCGGCAGACCTGATCCGCAACCGCCCCGACGTTCGCGTCGCGGAGCGCGATCTCGCCGCCGCAACGGCTAATATCGGTGTTGCCCAGGCGCAGCTTTATCCGAGCATCTCGCTCAGCGGTTCGATCTCGCCGTCCTACATCAACCAGCGCGGCATCCACGGCGGCCTGACGCCTTGGTCCTTCGGTCCGACCCTCAACCTGCCGATCTTCGATGGCGGCCGCCTGCGCGCCAACGTCAAGTCTGCACAGTCCGACGCCGCAACCGCCTACCTCAACTGGAAATCGACGGTGCTGACCTCCGTCGAGCAGGTTGAGAACGCGCTCGCCGCCGTTCGGCGTGACGCCCGCACGGTCTCTGCACTCCAGGCGCAGGTGAAGACCACGCAGGAAACCCTCGAACTGTCGACTGCATCTTACAAGGACGGCGCCTCTTCGTTGCTCGACGTTCTCGACGCCCAGCGCCAGGTTTCGCTCGCCCAGGCAAGCCTTGCCCAGGCAGTTCAGCAGATGGCCAAGGACTATGTCTCCCTCAACATCGCGGTCGGCGGCGGTTATGCCCCCGGCGGCAAGACGACCGTGGCCAACACCACTGTCGCGGTGAAGCCGGCCAAGACCTGA
- a CDS encoding ABC transporter substrate-binding protein, giving the protein MKKALIASAALAALSPLGATAADRTLTISVYAFAQDDFKTLVYDPFEAKCGCNLVVETGNSVERLAKMEANKANPVIDLAAVSMADALAASRAGLIDKVDTAKLANFTKLYDVAKDPNGDGMSVGYTFYATSIAYRSDKMKIDSWADLLKPEYVGHVAFPNVTTNQGPPALYMLGQALGKDTPDLKGPIEALGEKKDDIVTFYEKSSQLVQLMQQEEIWAAPIGRFSWAGFTKLDVPVAWATPKEGQTGGMNVLVLTKGSKNQDLALQFMDFWLSTDIQTRLAEKLVDSPANSEVKLSEAAANNLTYGEQTAKSLKLIPSAVALDNRAGWLKSWNEKVGQ; this is encoded by the coding sequence ATGAAAAAAGCGCTCATTGCCTCGGCAGCACTCGCCGCCCTGTCTCCGCTCGGAGCAACAGCAGCGGACCGCACATTGACCATTTCGGTCTATGCTTTTGCCCAGGACGATTTCAAGACGCTGGTCTACGATCCCTTCGAAGCCAAATGCGGTTGCAATCTGGTGGTCGAGACCGGCAACAGCGTCGAACGCCTGGCCAAGATGGAAGCGAACAAGGCCAATCCCGTCATAGATCTCGCCGCCGTTTCCATGGCCGATGCGCTGGCCGCCTCCCGTGCCGGCCTGATCGACAAAGTCGACACCGCTAAGCTCGCCAATTTCACCAAGCTCTACGACGTCGCCAAGGATCCGAACGGCGACGGCATGAGCGTCGGCTACACCTTCTACGCCACCTCGATCGCCTATCGCTCCGACAAGATGAAGATCGACTCCTGGGCCGATCTCCTGAAGCCGGAGTATGTCGGCCACGTCGCCTTTCCGAACGTGACGACCAACCAGGGGCCGCCGGCGCTCTATATGCTGGGCCAGGCGCTCGGCAAGGACACGCCGGATCTGAAGGGGCCGATCGAGGCGCTGGGCGAGAAGAAGGACGACATCGTCACCTTCTACGAAAAATCCTCGCAGCTCGTGCAACTGATGCAGCAGGAGGAAATCTGGGCCGCACCGATCGGCCGTTTCTCCTGGGCTGGTTTTACCAAGCTCGATGTTCCGGTCGCCTGGGCGACACCGAAAGAGGGTCAGACCGGCGGCATGAATGTGCTGGTGCTGACCAAGGGTTCGAAGAACCAGGATCTCGCCCTGCAGTTCATGGATTTCTGGCTCTCGACCGACATCCAGACCAGACTCGCCGAAAAGCTGGTCGACAGCCCGGCCAACAGCGAGGTCAAGCTTTCCGAAGCCGCCGCCAACAACCTCACCTATGGCGAGCAAACCGCCAAGAGCCTTAAGCTGATCCCTTCGGCCGTCGCCCTCGACAACCGCGCCGGCTGGCTGAAGAGCTGGAACGAAAAGGTCGGCCAGTAA